GGCATTGTGGTGTTTGGCGGCCCGGTCACTTTTGGGCCCGATGTGGAGCCGTCGCTCAACAGCGCCGCGGCCAACGGCTTCCAGCTCCTGACCAACCCCGCCGAGCTGCCCCGCCGCCTGCGCCAGCTCGCCAGCCCCGAAATTGACCTGAGCGAGGAAGACCTGGCCGAGTGGGCCGCCACCCTGGCGCCAGCCCACCCACCAATCGAAAACGCCTTTGCCCACCCGGCTAGCCAAGAGAAGGAGCTAGAAGAGGCGCATGATGAAGAAATTGAGCCAGCCGGCCAGCCCGAACCCCAGCTTACGGATAGCAGCAAGCCAGCTAATTTTCTAAGTCAGAAAGCCCGGGAACTGTGGGGCTGGCTTGGGGCCAACGACATCCCCGACGACGTACCCTATGGGTACAGCTCCGATGCCTTGGCGGCGCGCAGCGAGGAAAAGGAGCGCCTCGAGCAAATCCGCCTGCAAATGCAAGCCGACGTGGCTGCCCAGCTGCAAGCCATGGAAGCCCGTGAAACCGAGCGGGAGCGCAGCATTGCCCAGCTCCGAACGGCACTGGCCCAGGCTCCCGCCGTGGCCCCCGAAGCGGAGGCACTTGAAGCCCGCCTGGCCGCCGAGAACCGCGAAAAAGCCGCCATGGAAGCGGCCATGCAGGCTTCGCGCGCCGAATCGGCCTCCCGCAACCAGGAACTCGACGCCAAGATTCAGCAGCTCAGCCAGCTCATTGAGCGCCTGAGCGCGCAGCCGGCTGCGGAGCCGGCCAGCCCCCCGCCACCTACAGCTGCCGGCCCACCAGCGGCGGCCGCAGCCATGGTGCCGCCCAAACCCCGCGGTATTAATCTGTCGGCATTGCGGCCCGCCCTTGTGGCTACCGCCAGCCCGTGGTTCCGGCAGCTGCGGGTGTGGCGTCGGCGCCTGCCGCGGCTCACGGTGGTGGCCGGGGTGGTCGCCATCGGCGGGGTTGGGGTGTGGGGACTGAGCCACGTGGGCAGTACCCCGCCGGTGCCCTACCAGGAAAATGGCAAGTGGGGCTTTGCCGATGGCAAGGGCCAGCCCGTGATTCCAGCCCAATTCACGTCGGCAAGTCCGTTTCAGGGGGGCCGGGCGGTGGTGGCCCGCGACCATTCCTATGGGTTTGTGGACGAAGCGGGCAAAGAAGTGGTGCCTCCGGCCTACGATGCCCTTAATGCCTACGCCGGTGGCTATGCCCGGGCCCGTGTCGGCGATGCCTACACCTTTATCGATGAGGACGGGGAGGAGTTTGGCAACTATTATTTCAACGCCCGGGACTTTGCCGGGGGCCGTGCCGCCGTGCTCGACCATCGCGGCTGGTACTACATCACGGGCCCCACCGAGCCCACCAAGCCCGTTATTTTCCTCGAGGCGCATTCCTTCGCCGACGGCTTGGCGCGGGTGAAACTCCCCGACGGCTACACCTTCATCACCCCCGATTACCTGGACGACCCCAGCGAAGGCACGGCTCCCTTTGGGCGCTACGAGCAGGCCGCCGACTTTGTCGATGGCCAAGCCCGCGTCACCCAGAAGGGCCGGAGCTTTCTAATAGACCGGCGCGGGGAAGAAGTCAAGTAGCGCTTTTTAGCTCAGCCCTGTAAAAATTAAAGCCCTGAGGCCGCCCGCCATTGCACCACGCAATGGCGGGCGGCCTCAGGGCTTTTTGAGCTTGCCTGCTGAAAAAGAATAAATTTACATATGGTCTAATTGCATCAATTCGCGCAAAACCCTTAGCTTGCGCCCCGCTTAATATTTAAGTAATATGGAAGTTCAAACTCTGAAGTATCCCGCTATCCAGAATTATGTTGGCGGACAACCCGCAAACGATTCCGGTACGGCCACCATGGACGTATTTAGCCCCCTCACCGGGGCCTTGATTTCTACCGTTCCGCTAAGCGGGGCCGCAGCGCTCGACGCTGCGGTGCAAGCAGCTAAGGCGGCTTATCCCGCGTGGTCGGCCACGCCGATTAAGGAGCGGGTGCAAATCTTTTACCGCTACAAAACGCTGCTCGAGCGCGACATGAAAGCCCTGGCCGACCTGGTGCGCGAGGAGAACGGCAAGACCTACGACGAGGCCCGCGCCGAGGTCGAAAAAGCCATTGAGCTGACTGAGTTTGCCTGCTCCATGCCGCAGCTTATCCAGGGCGAGTTTCTGGAAGTGAGCAAGGGCGTAGAAGCCCGCGTTGAGCGCAAGCCTCTGGGCGTGGTGGCCAGCATCGCGCCGTTCAACTTCCCCAACATGGTGCCCCACTGGACCATTCCAAATGCCATTGTGCTGGGAAATACCATGGTGCTGAAGCCCTCGGAGCAAGTGCCCCTGAGCGCCGTTAAGATTGCCGAGCTGCTGAAGGAAGCCGGCTTGCCCGATGGCGTCCTCAACATCGTGAACGGCGACAAGCAAATCGTGGAAGCCATCTGCGACCACCCCGATATTCAGGCCGTGTCCTTCGTGGGCTCTACCAAGATTGCCAAGGTGGTGTACATCCGCGCCACCAGCAATCTGAAGCGTTGCGTAGCGCTGGGCGGCGCCAAAAACCACCTGATGGTATTACCCGACGCCCATCCCGAAATGACGGCCTCGAACGTGGCCGCCAGTATGTCGGGCTGCGCGGGCCAGCGCTGCATGGCCGGCTCCACCATGGTAGGCGTGGGTGCTATCGATGGCATCGTGGCCAAGATTGTAGAAGAAGCCAAGAAGATTGTGCCCGGCCAGAACCTGGGCTCGGTTATTAGCAAAGAGGCCAAGGAGCGCATCGAGCAGCACATCACCGAGGCCGAAGCGGCCGGGGCCAAGGTCTTGCTCGACGGCCGCAACGCCGTAGTGCCCGGCCACGAAGACGGCTACTACGTGGGCGCCACCGTGATTGACTACGTGACGCCCGACATGCGCATCGCCCAGGAAGAAGTATTCGGCCCGGTGCTCGCCATCATGCGCACCAGCACCCTGGACGAAGCCTTGGCAATCGAAAACGCCAACCCCTACGGCAACGCCGCCGCGGTATTCACGGCCAGCGGCAGCAGCGCCCGCTATGTCATGGACCACGCCAACGCCGGCATGATAGGCGTGAACATCGGCGTGCCCGTGCCCCGCGAGCCGTTCTCCTTCGGCGGCTGGAACGATTCCAAGTTTGGCGCCTGCGACATCACCGGCAAAAGCTCCATCGAATTCTGGACCCAGCTCAAGAAAACCACCACCAAGTGGAACCCCGAGTCGCGGGTGAACTGGATGAGCTAGTTTGAAATAAACACGGTCATGCAGAGCGCAGCCGAGGCATCTCGCGTGCAGCAGTAATCAATGACGATAGCAACGATGCGAACGAGATGCCTCGGCTGCGCTCGGCATGACTTTCTAAGTTGGGTTTTTACGTCTACATTCTCACCAACCCAGCCCGAACTGTGCTATACACCGGAGTTACCAACAACCTGGAGCGTCGCCTGCACGAGCATAGCATGGGTTTGGGTGAGGCGGGGAAGTTTACTGGCCGCTATCAATGCAACCTGCTTGTCTACTTTGAAGTCAGTCCTGATGCCCGGCAAGCTATTGCTAGAGAGAAACAGATTAAGAACTGGGCTCGTGGGAAAAAGGAATTTCTTATTTCCACAATTAACCCAGCTTGGGAGCCAATAGATTTACAAACCTGGACCGGCTGATTACCCAACTTTACGTCAGCACGCGAGGTGCCTCGGCTACGCTCGGCATGACCGCCCTGATGTTTTCTCAATATTCAAACTCATTCCTGAAAAACACCCGGCGAGAATTCCCACTCAACACGGCGCGCTTCCGCCGCGCGCCGTGGCGGAACGGAGGGCTTTTCTGAACGGTGCACAGTACCAAAACACCTTACTGGCTTCGGGGCCGCAGAGATAGAAGGCTGCCCCCTGTTTCGTAAGTTGTTGCGCCGAACGGGGAAGTCCTTCGCTTCCGTTTCCTTCCATTCCTTCCCATACAATAGTTATGCATCCGACCCTCGATACCGACAAGGACCAAATCCTGCACGACAACCTCGACCACACCCTCTTTTCCTGGTCGAAGCAAACGGGCCTGAACCCCATCAACGCCGAGCGCGCCGAGGGCGTGTACGTGTGGGACCGGGACGGCAAACGCTACCTCGACTTTTCGTCGCAGCTGATGAACGTGAACATCGGCCACGGCGACCAGCGCGTGACCGAAGCCGTGGCCGCCCAAATGCGGGAGTTGAGCTACGTGTACCCGGGCATGATAACCAAAGCGCGCGGCGACCTCGGCAAGCGGCTGGCCGAAATCACCGCGCCCAACCTCACCAAAGCCTTCTTCACGCTGGGCGGCGCCGAGGCCATCGAAAACGCCATCAAACTGGCCCGGGTGTACACCGGCCGCCACAAGATTGTGTCGCTGTACCAGTCGTTCCACGGGGCCAGCTACGGCGCCATCAGCGTGGGCGGCGACCCGCGCAAATTTGCCGTCGACAGCCAGGCCATGCCCGGCACGGTACACGTCGAAAACCCGTTTTTCTATCGCTGCCCCTGGTATAGCGCTACGCCCGAAGAGTGCGCCCAGCGCGCCGCCGACGCCATGGAGCGGATCATCGGCTACGAGAACCCGGGCAGTGTGGCCGCCATTATTCTGGAAGGAGAGTCGGGTACGTCGGGCTGCATTAAGTATCCACCCGGCTACTGGAAGCGCGTGCGCGAAATCTGCGACAAACACGGCATCCTGCTCATTGCCGATGAGGTGATGTCGGGCTTTGGCCGCACCGGCAAGTGGTTCGGCTCCGACCACCACGGCGTGAAAGTCGACCTGATGTGCATGGCCAAAGGCATCACCGCCGGCTACCTGCCCCTGGGCGCCGTGATGGTAGACGAGAAAATTGCCAAGACCTTCGACGAAAAGCCGCTGCCCCTGGGCCTGACCTATTCGGCTCACCCGGTTTCGTGCGCTGCCGCCGTGGCCGTGCTCGATATTTACGAGTCGGATAACCTACTGGAAAACACGGTGGAAATGGGCAAGTACATGGACGAGCAAGTAGCTCAACTCATGCGCCACCACCCCAGCATCGGCGACTGGCGCAACACCGGCCTCTTCGGCTGTATTGAGCTGGTGAAAAACCGCGACACCAAAGAGCCCATGGCCCCCTGGAATGCGACCAACGACCAGATGGCCATCATGAACCAAGTAGCAGCAAAAATCCGCGAGCTGGGCATGTACACCTTCGTGCGCTGGAATTACATTTTCATCTGCCCGCCGCTGACGATTAACAAAGAGGAAATCAACGAGGGCCTGGCCATTATTTCCGAGGCCATCAGCATTGCCGATAAGTACGTGTACTAACCTCACCCCCGGCCCTACCGGGTACGACCCCTCTCCCGCGGAGAGGGGAGCCAGCCGACTTTTCACGAATACAGCGAATCAAGAATCATACTTCTACACCGCCGTGGCTCCCCTCTCCGCGGGAGAGGGGCCGGGGGTGAGGTTCTACGCATGCATATGTCCATTCTCCTAAAAAACGGCCACGTCGTCACCGCCGATTCCGACGCGGTTTGCGACATTCTGATTGAGGGCGAAACCATCGTTTCCATTGGCCGCAACCTGTCGGCCGATGGGGCGGAGGTTATCGACTGCACCGGCAAAATCGTTGTGCCCGGTGGCATCGACCCGCACGTGCACTTGGAGATGCCCTTCATGGGCACGTTCAGCAGCGACACCTACGAAACCGGCACCCGCGCGGCCCTGCACGGCGGCACCACAATGGTTATCGATTTCATACTGCAAAAGCAGGGCAACTCCTTGCGCGCCGCCTTTGACGAGTGGCGTGGCCGTGCCACCGGCAATGCGGTGGGCGACTACAGCTTCCACATGGCCGTGACGGATTTCAACCCCGATACCAAGGAGGAAATCAAGGACATGATTGCCGAAGGCATCACTTCCTTCAAAACCTTCATGGCCTACAAGGGCGCGCTCATGATTGACGACGCGCAAATGGTGGGCCTGATGCAGGAAGTGAAAAAGCACGGCGGCCTCGTGACGGCCCACGCCACCAACGGCGACATGATTGACACGCTCATCGCCCAGCACCGGGCCCAGGGCAAGCTCTCGCCGCTCTACCACTACCTCTCGCAGCCCGAAGTGACCGAAGCTGAAGCCTCGGGCCGCTTCGCC
This region of Hymenobacter sedentarius genomic DNA includes:
- a CDS encoding WG repeat-containing protein; the encoded protein is MLYRCLSAPFSDPARQRLFDAAAGALQAESAGPDSLLLGNLAVANAESGPLDAVVMRPHGITLLVFVPRGGRLSIPALGYGSWLLDGAPLACGGEFDNPFEQFIQQRMALETWLSSRLSPEQANLRFISGIVVFGGPVTFGPDVEPSLNSAAANGFQLLTNPAELPRRLRQLASPEIDLSEEDLAEWAATLAPAHPPIENAFAHPASQEKELEEAHDEEIEPAGQPEPQLTDSSKPANFLSQKARELWGWLGANDIPDDVPYGYSSDALAARSEEKERLEQIRLQMQADVAAQLQAMEARETERERSIAQLRTALAQAPAVAPEAEALEARLAAENREKAAMEAAMQASRAESASRNQELDAKIQQLSQLIERLSAQPAAEPASPPPPTAAGPPAAAAAMVPPKPRGINLSALRPALVATASPWFRQLRVWRRRLPRLTVVAGVVAIGGVGVWGLSHVGSTPPVPYQENGKWGFADGKGQPVIPAQFTSASPFQGGRAVVARDHSYGFVDEAGKEVVPPAYDALNAYAGGYARARVGDAYTFIDEDGEEFGNYYFNARDFAGGRAAVLDHRGWYYITGPTEPTKPVIFLEAHSFADGLARVKLPDGYTFITPDYLDDPSEGTAPFGRYEQAADFVDGQARVTQKGRSFLIDRRGEEVK
- a CDS encoding CoA-acylating methylmalonate-semialdehyde dehydrogenase encodes the protein MEVQTLKYPAIQNYVGGQPANDSGTATMDVFSPLTGALISTVPLSGAAALDAAVQAAKAAYPAWSATPIKERVQIFYRYKTLLERDMKALADLVREENGKTYDEARAEVEKAIELTEFACSMPQLIQGEFLEVSKGVEARVERKPLGVVASIAPFNFPNMVPHWTIPNAIVLGNTMVLKPSEQVPLSAVKIAELLKEAGLPDGVLNIVNGDKQIVEAICDHPDIQAVSFVGSTKIAKVVYIRATSNLKRCVALGGAKNHLMVLPDAHPEMTASNVAASMSGCAGQRCMAGSTMVGVGAIDGIVAKIVEEAKKIVPGQNLGSVISKEAKERIEQHITEAEAAGAKVLLDGRNAVVPGHEDGYYVGATVIDYVTPDMRIAQEEVFGPVLAIMRTSTLDEALAIENANPYGNAAAVFTASGSSARYVMDHANAGMIGVNIGVPVPREPFSFGGWNDSKFGACDITGKSSIEFWTQLKKTTTKWNPESRVNWMS
- a CDS encoding GIY-YIG nuclease family protein, translated to MGFYVYILTNPARTVLYTGVTNNLERRLHEHSMGLGEAGKFTGRYQCNLLVYFEVSPDARQAIAREKQIKNWARGKKEFLISTINPAWEPIDLQTWTG
- a CDS encoding aminotransferase class III-fold pyridoxal phosphate-dependent enzyme, with translation MHPTLDTDKDQILHDNLDHTLFSWSKQTGLNPINAERAEGVYVWDRDGKRYLDFSSQLMNVNIGHGDQRVTEAVAAQMRELSYVYPGMITKARGDLGKRLAEITAPNLTKAFFTLGGAEAIENAIKLARVYTGRHKIVSLYQSFHGASYGAISVGGDPRKFAVDSQAMPGTVHVENPFFYRCPWYSATPEECAQRAADAMERIIGYENPGSVAAIILEGESGTSGCIKYPPGYWKRVREICDKHGILLIADEVMSGFGRTGKWFGSDHHGVKVDLMCMAKGITAGYLPLGAVMVDEKIAKTFDEKPLPLGLTYSAHPVSCAAAVAVLDIYESDNLLENTVEMGKYMDEQVAQLMRHHPSIGDWRNTGLFGCIELVKNRDTKEPMAPWNATNDQMAIMNQVAAKIRELGMYTFVRWNYIFICPPLTINKEEINEGLAIISEAISIADKYVY